GGCTTCAAGCACCGGTGCAGCCTTTGCAACCTCAGAAGACAGGTCCTCCTCCGCCGGTTCGCTTCGGAGTTACAGGCGACGCAAAGAAGTTGATGCCGCAGGCTACAGGCCGGCGGGCCAATCTCTCACAAGCAAGTCAGTATACACATTCTCATCTACAGGGTTCCTGCAGGATTTTGCTAACTGGAATATCTAGCTCCCAACAACCCCTTCGGTTTCTAATTGCATATCCATCTCCGTTCTTGATGGACTCGTCTTCAGGATTGGAGCGAGCGAATCCACTGGCCGCATTTCCCCCTTTCTAAACACACGCTGCATAGCATAGGTGCCATGTGTGTTTACCACCGTCTTACCAGTGTACGTACATAGATgtacttaatactacttctttGACCTTGCTTTCGGCATCAATGTGAAGCTCGTGATGATTCAAGCCGTCGCTCTAGTAAGTTTGTCTTTGAAGAGCATGGCAAAGTCAAGCAGGAGATGGGAGGCATGTAGGCAGTGCTGAAGGATGAGACAGAAAAAGGCTGTGTCTTTCAAGCTGGTGTGTCTGAACAGCGCAAGTTATACGAAATACTGATCTATAGATTATGTAAAACAATAAGCAGTAAGTCACCTGCCACCCACGTGCAAAGATTGGGCAGCATCCTACCGTATATTTGTACACTTCCTCGTTCCGCCTAGGGCTGTTATCATTCAGCTTCCTCACACAAAACGCTGTCAAAGTTGGAAAGCACTCTTCGACACACGACGACATGCAAATGGCCCGCCCCTTCCCCTAGAATCGCTCTATGCCTTGCGCCGACGGGCTTGAGTTGCGGGAGATGCTGCTGTGGCCTTGGCAGTAGAGGGCTCGATCGTAGCTTGCTTGTCTGTTGACTTCGCCGGCTGGAATCTCTTCCGAACCGCGCGAATCATCATGATGAACCAGTAGAAGTTCAAGCTGTTGAGAGTTATATTGCTCATCAGGTACGTCACGGCTAGCCAAGTTGGCACCGTTGATGTCGCCGTCGCAAACCTCATAACACCAGTCGGAGCGAGCACCGCGCCTGTTTCCGGAGAAATCTCTTTGGACAGGACGGGATGTGCATTGATTGCAGCGTAGATGTCCGAAAAGACCTTGACGGACTGGTATGTTCCGTATACGAGGCGGCAGGAGAAGAACGTGAATAAGAGCATGAGGCCGTTGTAGAGTTGCGCGCGAGACCCAGTCATTCCCAGCTTGTCAAAGAACCAGTGGATGTTGAGGAAGGGCGTGGATAGCTCCCATAGGATGAAGATGCAGCCATAGTAGTTGAGAAAGGGTCGCTGATTGATTGACAGAGGTCAGCGAGAGAGACATGAATATAGAGCACTTCGTCCGAGGCAGACTTACGAATCCAAGAGAGAAGACAAACAGGGCGCTGACAGCATGAGCCAAAGTGCCGAGTCCAAAGACATCCATGTTGAGACTCGTGACGACCAAATCCCACAGGAAGTAGCCAGCGGCAAGGCCCTGGATCATACCGGCAGCACCAGTGTATCCCCACATGCGGGCTTGCCAATCCATCGTGCTACGCTCCTCATCAACCAACATGACCCAGAGGGCCAAGCCATTGATGAGAAGGCTCTGGACAAGAGAGACGACATGGGCGTCCCAGTTTATGCGTCTCTTACGGGGTAGATCGAGGTATTTGCGGCCCACTATCAATCGCGACAGTAACGGAGACACGGGGTAGTAAATGACCGAGTAGAGAAGGGCTGAGGCGAGAACTTCGTGGATGTGGATCGGCAGTGTCGGCAGCGAGAAGTAGTCAGCAAAGGGCTGAGTCGCCTTGACGAGCCA
The Colletotrichum lupini chromosome 6, complete sequence DNA segment above includes these coding regions:
- a CDS encoding TLC domain-containing protein, which encodes MKDPFFLEPLPWLVKATQPFADYFSLPTLPIHIHEVLASALLYSVIYYPVSPLLSRLIVGRKYLDLPRKRRINWDAHVVSLVQSLLINGLALWVMLVDEERSTMDWQARMWGYTGAAGMIQGLAAGYFLWDLVVTSLNMDVFGLGTLAHAVSALFVFSLGFRPFLNYYGCIFILWELSTPFLNIHWFFDKLGMTGSRAQLYNGLMLLFTFFSCRLVYGTYQSVKVFSDIYAAINAHPVLSKEISPETGAVLAPTGVMRFATATSTVPTWLAVTYLMSNITLNSLNFYWFIMMIRAVRKRFQPAKSTDKQATIEPSTAKATAASPATQARRRKA